A DNA window from Bdellovibrio sp. BCCA contains the following coding sequences:
- the lexA gene encoding transcriptional repressor LexA, which produces MTKKQPLPPLTPKEKSVLEFIENHILSSGVSPSYQEIKDHFGLASFNSVQNYLKQLTNKGYIENPLGQKRAIQVLHSASTIQEQLQSKSVSTKTGSPRSQLLQARDEILSLPLLGKVAAGQPIEALKHDEFVDVPPSMVRNPSKSFALKVQGDSMIEDGIFDEDIILVQKQESASNGDIIVATVDNEATVKRLYLRARPDSGSNEKMVELRPSNSTMKSMWYSPEEVSIRGIVVGLIRKF; this is translated from the coding sequence ATGACAAAGAAACAGCCCCTCCCACCACTGACACCTAAAGAAAAATCGGTCCTCGAATTTATCGAGAACCATATCTTAAGTTCAGGAGTTTCTCCGTCATATCAAGAAATTAAGGATCACTTCGGTCTGGCTTCGTTTAATTCGGTTCAGAATTATCTGAAGCAGTTAACTAACAAAGGATATATTGAAAATCCTTTGGGCCAGAAAAGAGCGATCCAGGTGTTGCACTCGGCTTCAACAATCCAAGAGCAGCTCCAATCAAAATCAGTCTCGACGAAGACAGGGTCTCCTCGCTCTCAGCTCCTCCAGGCTCGTGACGAGATCCTGTCCCTTCCCCTTCTTGGGAAAGTGGCGGCGGGTCAACCTATTGAGGCTTTAAAACACGATGAGTTCGTGGATGTCCCTCCTTCCATGGTTCGAAATCCTTCCAAGTCTTTTGCACTTAAAGTGCAAGGGGACTCCATGATTGAAGATGGCATTTTTGATGAAGATATTATTCTTGTGCAAAAACAAGAATCCGCAAGCAATGGCGATATTATTGTGGCCACCGTTGATAACGAAGCCACGGTAAAACGTTTATATTTGCGCGCACGTCCGGACAGTGGCTCTAACGAAAAAATGGTGGAGCTTCGCCCATCCAATTCAACAATGAAATCCATGTGGTATTCTCCTGAAGAAGTTTCCATTCGTGGAATTGTTGTGGGACTTATTCGCAAGTTCTAA
- a CDS encoding GAF domain-containing protein yields the protein MQTTHARISYKDKSKFYKELHSEAAGILEKEWFVNLANISALLNQHLPDINWVGFYLLHKNELLLSSFQGLPACTRIALGKGVCGTAAKTLQTQLVPDVDQFPGHIACDSASRSEIVIPLIHNGKLLGVLDIDAPILNRFDEADKTGLEKIVDIVLQGTQWPETFA from the coding sequence ATGCAAACGACACATGCGCGAATCAGCTATAAAGATAAATCTAAATTCTACAAAGAACTTCATTCGGAAGCTGCTGGCATTCTTGAAAAAGAATGGTTTGTGAATCTTGCGAATATTTCAGCACTGCTCAATCAACATCTTCCTGACATCAACTGGGTGGGTTTTTATCTTTTGCATAAGAACGAACTTCTTTTAAGTTCTTTTCAAGGACTTCCTGCGTGCACACGCATTGCCTTAGGTAAAGGTGTCTGCGGAACGGCAGCAAAAACTTTGCAAACCCAGCTTGTACCTGATGTTGATCAATTCCCAGGACACATTGCGTGCGACAGCGCTTCCCGTTCAGAGATTGTGATTCCACTGATTCATAACGGAAAATTGCTAGGCGTCTTAGATATCGATGCACCGATTTTAAATCGTTTTGACGAAGCCGATAAAACAGGTCTGGAAAAGATTGTGGATATCGTCCTTCAGGGAACTCAATGGCCCGAGACGTTTGCGTAA
- a CDS encoding spermidine synthase: MIIYLLSFLLSFCSISYQFVIARVLMQFSNDEILSQSITLGFYLVAMGLGSQAAGFLKKKSERHTLFMLEMALALVGLFLVPLLYLSYTFLSVFLYHYLPFWTGWGQGAEKVFLLQGCTLLVGFLTGMELPLLIKLHEKNTGKSSFNRILGINYLGALVGSFAVSLYLIPLLDLARSSVLVAILNFIATVIIAFGARKALWRWGATVVASALFFISAAQTLKYTDVIEQAYIKSFYSETRVPEISVRAVKNFFLYMDDFADVDRYVTPYQIIDTVPDKFMKSGEDIGDFSLYLNMQPQFSRLTQRTYHESMVEGAINLSNTHPKEVLVLGAGDGLLVAELLKHTDIEKIILVELDPFMIRLAKEHKDIKELNRGSLYDPRVEVIIGDAFNYIRRTKKVFDGVFVDFPFPVSYELGKLFSVEFYSALSAVISPQGFFVADVPIWRGINAADQRPRPAPQDIVLSSLRAAGFNNAVVYGPIEAFMFVSKKSQKPVFNYDSLSPWLSNATLLNLTILTSVTDKADVSEKNVNSIYRPRRFRW; the protein is encoded by the coding sequence GTGATCATCTACCTCCTTTCCTTTCTTCTTTCTTTTTGCAGTATCAGCTATCAATTTGTAATTGCTCGCGTGCTTATGCAGTTTTCCAATGATGAAATTTTAAGTCAGTCCATCACGTTGGGATTTTATTTAGTCGCGATGGGATTGGGATCTCAAGCGGCGGGGTTTTTAAAAAAGAAAAGTGAACGCCATACACTGTTTATGTTGGAAATGGCATTGGCATTGGTAGGACTTTTCCTCGTGCCTCTTCTTTATTTGTCTTACACATTTTTATCTGTGTTTTTGTATCACTATCTGCCTTTTTGGACGGGGTGGGGACAAGGGGCGGAAAAAGTTTTTCTTTTACAGGGCTGCACTTTGCTTGTCGGTTTTTTAACGGGCATGGAGTTGCCTTTGCTTATCAAGCTGCACGAAAAGAATACCGGTAAGAGTTCCTTCAATCGCATTTTAGGAATCAATTATCTGGGTGCTTTGGTCGGATCATTTGCCGTCTCGCTTTATCTTATTCCCCTTTTGGATTTAGCGCGAAGTTCAGTCCTAGTTGCTATTTTAAATTTTATCGCGACTGTTATTATCGCATTCGGAGCACGAAAAGCTCTCTGGCGATGGGGAGCCACGGTTGTGGCCTCAGCCCTGTTCTTTATAAGCGCTGCGCAGACATTGAAGTACACGGATGTTATTGAGCAGGCTTATATCAAAAGCTTTTATTCAGAAACTCGGGTGCCAGAAATTTCCGTGAGAGCTGTGAAAAACTTTTTTCTCTACATGGATGACTTTGCTGATGTCGACCGTTACGTCACCCCTTATCAGATTATAGATACGGTTCCTGATAAGTTTATGAAGTCTGGTGAGGATATAGGTGACTTCTCTCTTTATTTGAACATGCAACCGCAATTTAGTCGTCTTACGCAGCGAACTTATCACGAGTCTATGGTTGAAGGGGCTATTAATCTTTCTAACACTCATCCTAAAGAGGTGCTTGTTCTTGGTGCCGGTGATGGTCTGCTGGTCGCGGAATTATTAAAACATACCGACATCGAAAAAATCATTCTTGTCGAGTTAGATCCTTTTATGATTCGTCTGGCAAAAGAGCATAAGGATATCAAAGAACTCAATCGTGGATCTCTTTACGACCCGCGCGTGGAAGTAATTATTGGTGACGCCTTTAATTACATTCGTAGAACGAAAAAAGTCTTTGATGGCGTGTTCGTTGATTTTCCATTTCCGGTCAGCTATGAGTTGGGCAAACTTTTTAGCGTTGAATTTTATTCGGCCTTAAGTGCCGTGATTTCTCCTCAAGGTTTTTTTGTGGCTGATGTTCCGATTTGGCGAGGGATAAATGCCGCTGACCAAAGACCTCGTCCTGCTCCTCAAGATATTGTGCTGAGCTCTTTGCGCGCAGCGGGTTTTAATAACGCTGTAGTTTATGGGCCTATTGAAGCTTTTATGTTTGTTTCAAAGAAGTCTCAAAAGCCCGTGTTTAATTACGATTCATTGTCGCCGTGGTTATCAAATGCGACGCTGTTAAATTTGACGATCTTAACTTCTGTTACAGACAAAGCAGATGTTTCAGAGAAGAACGTGAACAGTATTTACCGTCCGAGGAGGTTCCGATGGTAA